Proteins from one Gossypium raimondii isolate GPD5lz chromosome 8, ASM2569854v1, whole genome shotgun sequence genomic window:
- the LOC105791005 gene encoding uncharacterized protein LOC105791005, whose protein sequence is MRAAVRSVRNIRSAFPQPMKSYSSAFVRKPSHLIEINSTSVYRLPDNAEIDRFLFPAFFISTPFSTDASSKVDITEVNRGGPLVEYERRIAAGELFDGDACQVGTLRELQRLYDEIVESAAACRLDRYAVPEKPVRSRWFWSRLMPQSSYSPVKGLYLYGGVGTGKTMLMDLFFDQLPCNWRKKRIHFHDFMLDVHSRLQRHRGVADPLEVVAGEISDDAILLCLDEFMVTDVADALILNRLFGHLFSNGVILVATSNRAPDNLYEGGLQRDLFLPFIATLKERCVVHEIGSAVDYRKLTSAEEGFYFIGKDLSSLLKTTFQQLIGEHVARPQVVEVVMGRTLQVPLGANGCAYFSFEELCDRPLGAADYFGLFKNFHTLALEGVPKFGLHNRTAAYRFVTLVDVMYENKARLLCTAEGTPLELFENIVTVSDAQYMAPRTSSRSRRNDDSNLCVDNELGFAKDRTISRLTEMNSKEYLEQHAEERQLSQQFPKADAAQV, encoded by the exons atgagagCGGCCGTTCGATCAGTTCGCAACATAAGATCAGCTTTTCCACAGCCGATGAAAAGTTATTCGAGTGCCTTTGTAAGGAAACCAAGCCATTTGATTGAAATCAATTCTACTTCTGTTTATAGACTTCCTGATAATGCCGAAATCGATAGATTTTTATTCCCCGCATTTTTTATATCAACACCTTTCTCAACGGATGCTTCAAGTAAAGTTGACATCACAG AGGTGAACAGAGGAGGCCCCCTTGTGGAGTATGAACGAAGAATTGCAGCTGGTGAACTCTTTGACGGTGATGCCTGCCAG GTAGGCACTTTAAGAGAACTTCAAAGACTTTATGATGAGATTGTTGAGTCAGCTGCAGCCTGTCGGTTGGATCGCTATGCGGTTCCTGAGAAACCTGTTAG GAGTAGGTGGTTTTGGTCTCGTTTAATGCCACAGTCTTCATACTCCCCTGTCAAGGGACTATATCTTTACGGAGGAGTAGGCACTGGGAAAACTATGTTGATGGACCTCTTCTTTGATCAATT GCCCTGCAATTGGAGGAAGAAAAGGATCCATTTTCACGACTTTATGTTGGATGTCCACAGCCGCTTGCAG AGGCACAGGGGTGTGGCAGATCCACTTGAAGTTGTGGCAGGAGAGATATCTGATGATGCGATTTTACTGTGTCTAGATGAATTTATG GTGACTGATGTAGCTGATGCATTAATATTGAATCGTCTCTTCGGACATTTATTTAGCAATGGAGTT ATACTTGTTGCAACTTCAAATCGTGCTCCAGATAATCTTTATGAAGGTGGATTGCAGAGGGATCTTTTTCTACCCTTCATTGCCACTTTGAAG GAAAGATGTGTTGTTCATGAAATTGGTTCAGCAGTAGACTACCGGAAACTGACCTCG GCAGAAGAAGGTTTCTACTTCATTGGCAAAGATTTGTCCAGCCTACTAAAAACGACCTTTCAGCAGTTGATTGGTGAACATGTTGCCCGTCCACAAGTGGTTGAAGTAGTTATGGGTAGGACGTTGCAG GTTCCTCTTGGTGCTAATGGATGTGCTTATTTCTCGTTTGAGGAACTTTGTGACAGACCTCTTGGGGCTGCAGACTACTTTGGATTGTTCA AGAACTTTCACACCCTAGCGCTGGAAGGTGTTCCAAAATTCGGGCTCCACAACAGGACAGCAGCATATCGGTTTGTCACTTTAGTTGAT GTAATGTATGAGAACAAGGCCAGATTGTTGTGTACTGCTGAGGGTACCCCACTAGAACTATTTGAAAATATCGTAACCGTTTCAGATGCCCAGTATATGGCTCCTAGAACCTCCTCGAGGTCAAGAAGAAATGATGATTCAAACCTTTGTGTGGATAATGAGTTGGGATTTGCAAAGGACCGCACCATTAGTAG ACTAACAGAAATGAACAGCAAAGAATACCTTGAACAGCACGCCGAGGAGAGGCAGCTTTCTCAGCAATTTCCCAAGGCAGATGCCGCTCAAGTATAA